Proteins encoded within one genomic window of Brassica rapa cultivar Chiifu-401-42 chromosome A09, CAAS_Brap_v3.01, whole genome shotgun sequence:
- the LOC103839545 gene encoding GATA transcription factor 27 isoform X2, with the protein MGKQGPCCHCGVTSTPLWRNGPPEKPVLCNACGSRWRTKGTLVNYTPLHSRSEGDNEIEDHRVQKTMMINGMPVNKKILKRKSSHQENFNNGFKKRSLEEEASNRSSSGSVVSNSESCDQSNAWETIFPCKKRTCVVVGRPKAASSVEKLTKDLFSILQEQQQSSCLSGCSEEDLLFENGSPMVIGHGSVLMRDEESEASSLLVESSKSVSVRSVGFEVNRVQRSLNFGGNDIKQEQHKTKPQVLGRPGLPLCNIDLKDVFNFDEFIEKFTEEEQCKLMKLLPGADSVDLPDSLRSMFECSQFKDNFSLFQQLVAYGVFETLSSSSSSKPEEFKKLAKLALSDPNKSHLLESYCMLKEQRKGSEDSVTTSERPSESLNQNFSETRGVMKSPKEVTKMRPKHIGTEEIVENSVYSFNNHMRYGGPMVFSCEDNDICDEEDVLVDVPSNGSFPQAELLHMI; encoded by the exons ATGGGGAAGCAAGGGCCTTGCTGTCACTGTGGAGTTACAA GCACACCTCTATGGAGAAACGGTCCACCAGAGAAGCCAGTTTTGTGCAATGCTTGCGGTTCCAGATGGAGAACGAAAGGAACACTTGTAAACTACACTCCTCTTCATTCTCGTTCTGAAGGTGATAATGAGATTGAAGATCACAGAGTTCAAAAGACGATGATGATCAACGGAATGCCTGTGAACAAAAAGATCCTCAAGAGGAAGTCATCACACCAAGAAAACTTCAACAACGGTTTCAAGAAGAGGTCATTAGAGGAAGAAGCTAGCAATAGATCAAGTTCTGGATCCGTTGTATCCAACTCAGAGAGCTGTGATCAATCCAACGCATGGGAAACTATTTTTCCTTGCAAGAAGAGGACATGCGTCGTGGTGGGGCGTCCTAAGGCAGCTTCTTCCGTTGAGAAGCTCACGAAGGATCTCTTTAGTATCttacaagaacaacaacaatctTCTTGTCTCTCTGGTTGTTCAGAGGAAGACTTGCTTTTTGAGAATGGATCACCGATGGTGATTGGACATGGGAGTGTTCTTATGAGAGATGAGGAGTCTGAAGCTAGCTCACTCTTGGTTGAGAGCAGCAAGTCTGTATCAGTACGTTCTGTTGGATTTGAGGTTAATAGAGTCCAGAGATCTCTAAACTTTGGTGGGAATGATATAAAGCAGGAGCAACACAAGACCAAACCTCAAGTCTTGGGAAGACCTGGTTTACCACTTTGTAACATAGATTTGAAG GATGTTTTCAACTTTGATGAGTTCATAGAGAAGTTTACAGAAGAAGAACAGTGCAAACTGATGAAACTGCTTCCTGGAGCTGACTCTGTTGATCTTCCTGATAG CCTCAGAAGCATGTTTGAGTGTTCTCAGTTCAAAGACAACTTCTCCTTGTTTCAGCAACTTGTGGCATATGGAGTTTTTGAGACattatcatcatcttcttcctctaagCCTGAAGAGTTTAAGAAACTTGCAAAGCTTGCTTTATCAGATCCTAACAAATCACATTTGTTGGAAAGTTATTGCATGCTCAAG GAACAGAGAAAAGGGAGTGAAGACTCTGTTACCACAAGTGAAAGACCTTCTGAAAGCTTAAACCAAAACTTCTCAG AGACAAGGGGTGTGATGAAGAGCCCCAAAGAAGTGACGAAGATGAGACCAAAACACATTGGAACCGAAGAGATTGTAGAGAACAGTGTCTATTCCTTTAATAACCATATGCGCTACGGTGGACCTATG GTGTTTAGCTGTGAAGATAATGATATTTGTGATGAGGAGGATGTTCTTGTTGATGTGCCGTCTAATGGATCATTCCCTCAAGCAGAGCTTCTTCACATGatataa
- the LOC103839545 gene encoding GATA transcription factor 27 isoform X3, whose amino-acid sequence MGKQGPCCHCGVTSTPLWRNGPPEKPVLCNACGSRWRTKGTLVNYTPLHSRSEGDNEIEDHRVQKTMMINGMPVNKKILKRKSSHQENFNNGFKKRSLEEEASNRSSSGSVVSNSESCDQSNAWETIFPCKKRTCVVVGRPKAASSVEKLTKDLFSILQEQQQSSCLSGCSEEDLLFENGSPMVIGHGSVLMRDEESEASSLLVESSKSVSVRSVGFEVNRVQRSLNFGGNDIKQEQHKTKPQVLGRPGLPLCNIDLKDVFNFDEFIEKFTEEEQCKLMKLLPGADSVDLPDSLRSMFECSQFKDNFSLFQQLVAYGVFETLSSSSSSKPEEFKKLAKLALSDPNKSHLLESYCMLKRKGSEDSVTTSERPSESLNQNFSETRGVMKSPKEVTKMRPKHIGTEEIVENSVYSFNNHMRYGGPMVFSCEDNDICDEEDVLVDVPSNGSFPQAELLHMI is encoded by the exons ATGGGGAAGCAAGGGCCTTGCTGTCACTGTGGAGTTACAA GCACACCTCTATGGAGAAACGGTCCACCAGAGAAGCCAGTTTTGTGCAATGCTTGCGGTTCCAGATGGAGAACGAAAGGAACACTTGTAAACTACACTCCTCTTCATTCTCGTTCTGAAGGTGATAATGAGATTGAAGATCACAGAGTTCAAAAGACGATGATGATCAACGGAATGCCTGTGAACAAAAAGATCCTCAAGAGGAAGTCATCACACCAAGAAAACTTCAACAACGGTTTCAAGAAGAGGTCATTAGAGGAAGAAGCTAGCAATAGATCAAGTTCTGGATCCGTTGTATCCAACTCAGAGAGCTGTGATCAATCCAACGCATGGGAAACTATTTTTCCTTGCAAGAAGAGGACATGCGTCGTGGTGGGGCGTCCTAAGGCAGCTTCTTCCGTTGAGAAGCTCACGAAGGATCTCTTTAGTATCttacaagaacaacaacaatctTCTTGTCTCTCTGGTTGTTCAGAGGAAGACTTGCTTTTTGAGAATGGATCACCGATGGTGATTGGACATGGGAGTGTTCTTATGAGAGATGAGGAGTCTGAAGCTAGCTCACTCTTGGTTGAGAGCAGCAAGTCTGTATCAGTACGTTCTGTTGGATTTGAGGTTAATAGAGTCCAGAGATCTCTAAACTTTGGTGGGAATGATATAAAGCAGGAGCAACACAAGACCAAACCTCAAGTCTTGGGAAGACCTGGTTTACCACTTTGTAACATAGATTTGAAG GATGTTTTCAACTTTGATGAGTTCATAGAGAAGTTTACAGAAGAAGAACAGTGCAAACTGATGAAACTGCTTCCTGGAGCTGACTCTGTTGATCTTCCTGATAG CCTCAGAAGCATGTTTGAGTGTTCTCAGTTCAAAGACAACTTCTCCTTGTTTCAGCAACTTGTGGCATATGGAGTTTTTGAGACattatcatcatcttcttcctctaagCCTGAAGAGTTTAAGAAACTTGCAAAGCTTGCTTTATCAGATCCTAACAAATCACATTTGTTGGAAAGTTATTGCATGCTCAAG AGAAAAGGGAGTGAAGACTCTGTTACCACAAGTGAAAGACCTTCTGAAAGCTTAAACCAAAACTTCTCAG AGACAAGGGGTGTGATGAAGAGCCCCAAAGAAGTGACGAAGATGAGACCAAAACACATTGGAACCGAAGAGATTGTAGAGAACAGTGTCTATTCCTTTAATAACCATATGCGCTACGGTGGACCTATGGTGTTTAGCTGTGAAGATAATGATATTTGTGATGAGGAGGATGTTCTTGTTGATGTGCCGTCTAATGGATCATTCCCTCAAGCAGAGCTTCTTCACATGatataa
- the LOC103839545 gene encoding GATA transcription factor 27 isoform X1 produces the protein MGKQGPCCHCGVTSTPLWRNGPPEKPVLCNACGSRWRTKGTLVNYTPLHSRSEGDNEIEDHRVQKTMMINGMPVNKKILKRKSSHQENFNNGFKKRSLEEEASNRSSSGSVVSNSESCDQSNAWETIFPCKKRTCVVVGRPKAASSVEKLTKDLFSILQEQQQSSCLSGCSEEDLLFENGSPMVIGHGSVLMRDEESEASSLLVESSKSVSVRSVGFEVNRVQRSLNFGGNDIKQEQHKTKPQVLGRPGLPLCNIDLKDVFNFDEFIEKFTEEEQCKLMKLLPGADSVDLPDSLRSMFECSQFKDNFSLFQQLVAYGVFETLSSSSSSKPEEFKKLAKLALSDPNKSHLLESYCMLKEQRKGSEDSVTTSERPSESLNQNFSETRGVMKSPKEVTKMRPKHIGTEEIVENSVYSFNNHMRYGGPMVFSCEDNDICDEEDVLVDVPSNGSFPQAELLHMI, from the exons ATGGGGAAGCAAGGGCCTTGCTGTCACTGTGGAGTTACAA GCACACCTCTATGGAGAAACGGTCCACCAGAGAAGCCAGTTTTGTGCAATGCTTGCGGTTCCAGATGGAGAACGAAAGGAACACTTGTAAACTACACTCCTCTTCATTCTCGTTCTGAAGGTGATAATGAGATTGAAGATCACAGAGTTCAAAAGACGATGATGATCAACGGAATGCCTGTGAACAAAAAGATCCTCAAGAGGAAGTCATCACACCAAGAAAACTTCAACAACGGTTTCAAGAAGAGGTCATTAGAGGAAGAAGCTAGCAATAGATCAAGTTCTGGATCCGTTGTATCCAACTCAGAGAGCTGTGATCAATCCAACGCATGGGAAACTATTTTTCCTTGCAAGAAGAGGACATGCGTCGTGGTGGGGCGTCCTAAGGCAGCTTCTTCCGTTGAGAAGCTCACGAAGGATCTCTTTAGTATCttacaagaacaacaacaatctTCTTGTCTCTCTGGTTGTTCAGAGGAAGACTTGCTTTTTGAGAATGGATCACCGATGGTGATTGGACATGGGAGTGTTCTTATGAGAGATGAGGAGTCTGAAGCTAGCTCACTCTTGGTTGAGAGCAGCAAGTCTGTATCAGTACGTTCTGTTGGATTTGAGGTTAATAGAGTCCAGAGATCTCTAAACTTTGGTGGGAATGATATAAAGCAGGAGCAACACAAGACCAAACCTCAAGTCTTGGGAAGACCTGGTTTACCACTTTGTAACATAGATTTGAAG GATGTTTTCAACTTTGATGAGTTCATAGAGAAGTTTACAGAAGAAGAACAGTGCAAACTGATGAAACTGCTTCCTGGAGCTGACTCTGTTGATCTTCCTGATAG CCTCAGAAGCATGTTTGAGTGTTCTCAGTTCAAAGACAACTTCTCCTTGTTTCAGCAACTTGTGGCATATGGAGTTTTTGAGACattatcatcatcttcttcctctaagCCTGAAGAGTTTAAGAAACTTGCAAAGCTTGCTTTATCAGATCCTAACAAATCACATTTGTTGGAAAGTTATTGCATGCTCAAG GAACAGAGAAAAGGGAGTGAAGACTCTGTTACCACAAGTGAAAGACCTTCTGAAAGCTTAAACCAAAACTTCTCAG AGACAAGGGGTGTGATGAAGAGCCCCAAAGAAGTGACGAAGATGAGACCAAAACACATTGGAACCGAAGAGATTGTAGAGAACAGTGTCTATTCCTTTAATAACCATATGCGCTACGGTGGACCTATGGTGTTTAGCTGTGAAGATAATGATATTTGTGATGAGGAGGATGTTCTTGTTGATGTGCCGTCTAATGGATCATTCCCTCAAGCAGAGCTTCTTCACATGatataa